Within the Gracilinema caldarium DSM 7334 genome, the region GGTGTCTGTCCAGGACCCTTCCTATCCCGTCTATGTGGATGGCTCGGTCCTCATTGGAGCCGCCGGGCCCTGGAACGGTACGGGCTACCAGGGTATCCACTATCTGCCCTGTACCGCAGAGAATAACTATTTCCCCGATTTAGATAGGCTTCCCAAAAACGGGCTTGTATATTTCTGTTCTCCCAATAATCCCACCGGTGCGGTTGCTAGCCGTGAACAGCTTACTGCCCTAGTAAAGGCTGTTCAAAAATCGGGATCTATCCTTATTTTCGATGCGGCTTATGCGGAATACATCCGGTCCCCCGAACTGCCTAAGAGTATTTTCCAGATTCCCGGAGCGGAAACCTGCGCCATTGAAGTAAATTCCTTTTCCAAGCCTATAGGATTTACCGGGGTACGGCTGGGTTGGACCATCGTTCCGAAGACCCTTGTGTATGAGGGCGGCGAAAGCGTGAATGCGGACTGGAACCGCATTTGTACCACCGTCTTTAATGGGGCTTCCAATATAGCTCAATACGGCGGCTTGGCTGCTCTGGACCCGGAAGGCTTACAGGAGATGCGACAGCTCACCGATTACTACTTGGAGAATGCCCGGCATATCCGAAGTACCCTGCAAAAGTTGAGAATTGCCTGTGTTGGAGGGGATAATGCGCCCTATATATGGGCCCATTTCCCCGGCCGTACAAGTTGGGATGTATTTGAAACCATCCTGGAAACCTGCTGGGTGGTAACCACCCCCGGCTCAGGTTTTGGGCCTGCAGGGGAGTCTTTTATACGATTCTCTGCCTTCGGCCACCGGGAAGATATTGTCGAAGCCTGTACAAGGCTTGAGCGATTGGCAAAGTAGCCTTATTTTTAGTATAGTAACCCCGTTCTGCTCCCCAAAAAAAATTCAGGGGGGGGGTAGTAGAGCAGTGTGTTGGACTTGTCCGAATAAGCTTAAAAAATTGCGGACATATTAAAAGCTACACATCCGACAGGCTCATAGGGGTTATTTTTTATGGACGGAATACGAATTCTCATTACTGGCGGCACCTTTGATAAACATTATGATGAACTTAAGGGCGTTTTAACCTTTAAAAACAGTCATCTCCCTGACATTATCAAACAGGTTCGTATAACGGTTCCGGTGGAGCTGGAAATACTGCAGCTAGTGGACAGCCTGGAAATGGGCGATCAGGACCGGCAGAACATTCTTGCAGCCTGTAGAAAAACTCCTGAAGATAGGATTGTTATTACCCATGGTACGGACCGGATGGTCGATACCGCTAAAGTTCTCGGACCTGCCAGCCTTAATAAAACCATCGTACTTACCGGAGCCATGATTCCCTATTCGGTTGCAGGGAGTGACTCTCTTTTTAATCTGGG harbors:
- a CDS encoding LL-diaminopimelate aminotransferase encodes the protein MLARNEALANLKAGYLFPEIAKRRREFLAKHPEAKIISLGIGNTTEPITPHIDAGLVEGARRLATREGYSGYGDEQGMTALREKIAQVFYNSLEGCRLIAADEVFISDGAKCDIGRLQLLFGRSVPVSVQDPSYPVYVDGSVLIGAAGPWNGTGYQGIHYLPCTAENNYFPDLDRLPKNGLVYFCSPNNPTGAVASREQLTALVKAVQKSGSILIFDAAYAEYIRSPELPKSIFQIPGAETCAIEVNSFSKPIGFTGVRLGWTIVPKTLVYEGGESVNADWNRICTTVFNGASNIAQYGGLAALDPEGLQEMRQLTDYYLENARHIRSTLQKLRIACVGGDNAPYIWAHFPGRTSWDVFETILETCWVVTTPGSGFGPAGESFIRFSAFGHREDIVEACTRLERLAK
- a CDS encoding asparaginase domain-containing protein encodes the protein MDGIRILITGGTFDKHYDELKGVLTFKNSHLPDIIKQVRITVPVELEILQLVDSLEMGDQDRQNILAACRKTPEDRIVITHGTDRMVDTAKVLGPASLNKTIVLTGAMIPYSVAGSDSLFNLGCAFTAVQLLSPGVYITMNGRVFPWDKVRKNYEKGVFEGL